In a single window of the Ignavibacteriota bacterium genome:
- the citF gene encoding citrate lyase subunit alpha gives MSELVRNAAGRDVVTTINGAPAAPYAGVGKFVPTGRKAAPPVARCADYPADGNKLVADLATALRAAGLRDGMTISTHHHFRDGDLVANRIFDAAAQLGVKDLRWFPSAAFPCHAPLIAHLESGVIHHIEGSMNGPLGDYASEGRMRGMGVLRSHGGRYQAVQDGEVHIDIAVIAAPTSDPFGNCNGVNGPSACGGLGFALADSQYADKVIVVTDNLVPFPCVPWQIQGNHVDFVVVTDKIGEPSKIVSGTTNITRSPDRLYIAELTARFVRAAGILRDGFSFQAGAGGTALAFAIFLKEMMIAQGIRARFVRGGSTKYLVEMLEEGLTDYILDGQTFDLDGVRSMRDNPRHVHTNPFVSYNYHGKGNVASMIDVVVLGATEVDLNFNANVVSHSDGRLLHGIGGWQNCLFSKCTILPIPSFRDRIPVIVDEVTTLCGPGELIDVIVTERGIAINPLRQDLIDATKNSGLPIKSIGQLQHEIERLCGGKPDRPVFTDLPIAAVKWVDGTVIDIVRQLAPRG, from the coding sequence ATGTCTGAACTCGTGCGTAACGCAGCCGGTCGCGACGTCGTGACCACCATCAACGGCGCCCCCGCCGCGCCCTACGCCGGTGTCGGGAAATTCGTGCCGACAGGACGCAAGGCCGCGCCGCCCGTGGCGCGCTGCGCCGACTATCCCGCCGACGGCAACAAACTCGTGGCCGATCTCGCGACCGCGCTCCGTGCAGCCGGACTCCGCGACGGCATGACCATCTCCACACACCACCATTTCCGCGACGGCGACCTTGTCGCGAACCGCATCTTCGACGCCGCGGCGCAGCTCGGCGTGAAGGACCTGCGCTGGTTCCCCTCGGCCGCCTTCCCCTGCCACGCGCCGCTGATCGCGCACCTCGAGTCGGGTGTGATACACCACATCGAGGGATCGATGAACGGTCCGCTCGGCGACTACGCCTCCGAGGGACGCATGCGCGGCATGGGTGTACTGCGGTCACACGGCGGCCGCTATCAGGCCGTGCAGGACGGCGAGGTGCACATCGACATCGCCGTCATCGCGGCGCCCACCTCCGACCCCTTCGGCAACTGCAACGGCGTGAACGGACCCTCGGCCTGCGGCGGACTGGGCTTCGCCCTGGCCGATTCGCAGTACGCCGACAAAGTGATCGTGGTAACGGACAACCTTGTCCCTTTTCCCTGCGTGCCGTGGCAGATACAGGGCAATCACGTGGACTTTGTGGTGGTGACCGACAAAATCGGCGAACCCTCGAAAATCGTGTCGGGCACGACCAACATCACACGCAGTCCCGACCGCCTCTACATCGCCGAGCTGACCGCCCGTTTTGTGCGCGCGGCGGGCATCCTGCGCGACGGCTTCTCGTTCCAGGCGGGCGCGGGCGGCACCGCCCTCGCCTTTGCGATCTTCCTCAAGGAGATGATGATCGCGCAGGGCATTCGCGCCCGTTTTGTGCGCGGCGGCAGCACGAAGTATCTCGTGGAAATGCTCGAGGAAGGACTCACCGACTACATCCTCGACGGCCAGACCTTCGACCTCGACGGTGTGCGGTCCATGCGCGACAATCCCCGGCACGTACACACGAATCCCTTCGTCAGTTACAATTATCACGGCAAGGGCAATGTGGCGTCGATGATCGACGTCGTGGTGCTCGGCGCCACCGAGGTGGATCTCAACTTCAACGCCAACGTCGTCTCGCACAGCGACGGACGTCTGTTGCACGGCATCGGCGGTTGGCAGAACTGCCTCTTCTCGAAATGCACCATACTGCCCATCCCCAGTTTCCGCGACCGCATCCCGGTGATTGTGGATGAAGTGACCACGCTGTGTGGTCCGGGCGAATTGATCGACGTCATCGTCACCGAGCGCGGCATCGCCATCAATCCGCTGCGCCAGGATCTGATCGACGCAACCAAAAACAGCGGGCTGCCCATCAAGAGCATCGGGCAGTTGCAGCACGAAATCGAGCGCCTGTGCGGCGGCAAACCCGACAGGCCCGTCTTCACCGATCTGCCCATCGCGGCGGTGAAGTGGGTCGACGGCACCGTCATCGACATCGTCCGACAGCTTGCGCCGCGCGGCTGA
- a CDS encoding C40 family peptidase, with product MKGMLYRSLLLPLLLGAAWGVAGCGAAKEAEGDRGGEQMYRDLPAIRQDVIREARRWLGTPYRYNGMDADGMDCSGLVSTAFRRVGLVLPRMARDMFGTGRAVSAARSKPGDLVFFKNTAGKGITHVGILLGGNSFIHSSTTRGVIISRLDEDYYKKHYAGMRDVIGR from the coding sequence ATGAAAGGAATGTTGTACAGGTCGCTGTTGCTGCCGCTGCTGCTGGGGGCGGCGTGGGGTGTCGCGGGATGCGGCGCGGCGAAGGAGGCGGAGGGCGACCGGGGCGGCGAACAGATGTATCGCGACCTTCCGGCGATAAGGCAGGATGTGATTCGGGAGGCGCGGCGCTGGCTCGGCACACCGTATCGATACAACGGGATGGACGCGGACGGTATGGACTGCTCGGGCCTGGTGTCGACGGCGTTCCGCCGTGTCGGTCTTGTGCTCCCGCGTATGGCGCGCGACATGTTCGGTACGGGTCGCGCGGTGAGCGCCGCGCGGAGTAAACCCGGCGACCTGGTCTTCTTCAAAAACACGGCCGGCAAGGGTATCACACATGTCGGCATTCTGCTCGGCGGCAATTCCTTCATCCACAGTTCCACCACACGCGGCGTCATTATCTCGCGGCTCGACGAGGACTACTATAAAAAACACTACGCGGGTATGCGCGACGTGATCGGGCGGTGA
- a CDS encoding HpcH/HpaI aldolase/citrate lyase family protein: MISSANAGRRGKDVRSDCWVEITLRDSGGLHLSLKSKVDVLYGRSIRALVHDVLQFYGITDAEVQVDDSGALPYTLAARVEAAVRRLRPDEQRSYLLPFEEGITAPSARDRFRRSRLYLPGNDPKLAVNAAIHQPDGIILDLEDSVAPDQKDAARLLVRNTLRAVDFGGAERMVRINQLPAGYADLEAVIPQLPDLILIPKCESVEDVCDVDAAIDRIQREHGLTATVYLMPIIESARGALHALDIAGASPSVVALAIGLEDYTADIGAERTLEGNESLWMRGMVVNAARAAGVQPIDTVFSDVGDMDGLRASAREARSLGFDGKGCIHPRQIAVVHEAFLPETKELEKAKKIVSAFEDAERRGLGVVALGSKMIDPPVVKRALRTIDIAVKAGVLSAAWREEGGNV; this comes from the coding sequence ATGATTTCTTCCGCCAATGCCGGCCGCCGGGGCAAGGATGTCCGCTCCGACTGCTGGGTCGAAATAACACTCCGCGACAGCGGCGGACTGCACCTGTCGCTGAAAAGCAAGGTCGACGTGCTCTACGGGCGCAGCATCCGCGCGCTTGTGCACGACGTGCTCCAATTTTACGGCATCACCGACGCCGAGGTGCAGGTGGACGACAGCGGCGCGCTGCCGTACACACTTGCGGCGCGTGTCGAGGCCGCCGTGCGGCGCCTGCGGCCCGACGAGCAGCGGTCGTATCTATTGCCTTTCGAGGAGGGCATCACCGCGCCGAGCGCGCGCGACCGCTTCCGCCGCTCGCGTCTCTACCTCCCCGGCAACGATCCCAAACTTGCGGTGAACGCCGCCATACATCAGCCCGACGGCATCATCCTCGATCTCGAGGACTCCGTCGCGCCCGATCAGAAGGACGCCGCGCGGCTCCTCGTGCGCAACACGCTGCGCGCGGTGGATTTTGGCGGCGCCGAACGTATGGTGCGTATCAATCAACTGCCCGCGGGCTACGCGGATCTCGAGGCCGTCATTCCCCAACTGCCGGATCTTATCCTCATCCCAAAATGTGAATCGGTCGAGGACGTGTGTGACGTGGACGCCGCGATCGACCGTATACAGCGCGAACACGGCCTCACCGCGACGGTGTATCTCATGCCCATCATCGAAAGCGCGCGCGGCGCGTTACACGCCCTCGACATCGCGGGCGCGTCGCCGTCGGTGGTGGCGCTCGCCATCGGACTCGAGGACTACACCGCCGACATCGGCGCGGAACGCACACTCGAAGGAAACGAATCGTTGTGGATGCGCGGCATGGTGGTGAACGCGGCGCGCGCCGCGGGAGTGCAGCCCATCGACACCGTGTTTTCGGATGTTGGCGACATGGACGGCCTGCGCGCCAGCGCGCGCGAGGCGCGCTCGCTGGGCTTCGATGGCAAGGGGTGTATCCATCCGCGGCAGATCGCCGTGGTGCACGAGGCCTTTCTGCCCGAGACGAAGGAACTCGAGAAGGCAAAAAAAATCGTATCGGCCTTTGAAGATGCGGAGCGGCGCGGCCTCGGCGTTGTGGCGCTCGGTTCAAAAATGATAGATCCGCCCGTCGTGAAACGCGCGCTGCGCACCATCGACATCGCCGTGAAGGCGGGTGTGTTGTCCGCCGCCTGGCGGGAGGAGGGTGGCAATGTCTGA
- a CDS encoding cobalamin B12-binding domain-containing protein encodes MTSMDTRSVLLLEALRAGNRAGCFSLVRDWERENMSSGTLYNNVLFPALSELGRLWERNQIGIADEHIASEIVRQIIAYKASQIETSVTAKGTAIVGCVPDEQHDIPALALANLLEEDGWQTRFFGASVPRADIVDLAARLQPGLACLVVKTVPRMDAAIRLIAELRAAAPAMRVMVGGIHEPALRTVLKPHVDAFADCPVSAVETANTLAAV; translated from the coding sequence ATGACATCAATGGACACCCGTTCGGTGCTGCTGCTCGAAGCCCTGCGCGCGGGCAACCGCGCCGGATGTTTTTCCCTGGTCCGCGACTGGGAGCGCGAGAACATGAGCAGCGGCACCCTGTACAACAACGTGCTCTTCCCCGCCCTGTCGGAACTCGGTCGGCTTTGGGAACGAAATCAGATCGGCATCGCCGACGAACACATCGCCAGCGAAATCGTGCGGCAGATCATCGCCTACAAGGCCTCGCAGATCGAGACGTCCGTCACCGCGAAGGGCACGGCCATCGTGGGCTGCGTGCCCGACGAGCAGCACGACATACCCGCGCTCGCGCTGGCGAATCTGCTGGAAGAGGACGGCTGGCAGACCCGTTTCTTCGGCGCATCCGTGCCGCGTGCCGACATCGTCGATCTCGCCGCGCGCCTGCAGCCGGGGCTCGCGTGCCTTGTGGTCAAGACCGTGCCGCGCATGGACGCCGCCATACGCCTCATCGCCGAACTGCGCGCCGCGGCGCCCGCCATGCGTGTCATGGTGGGCGGCATTCACGAACCCGCGCTGCGCACCGTGCTGAAACCGCATGTGGACGCCTTTGCCGACTGCCCCGTGTCGGCCGTCGAAACCGCCAACACGCTCGCAGCAGTATAA